One Phycisphaerae bacterium RAS2 DNA window includes the following coding sequences:
- a CDS encoding putative major pilin subunit, with protein sequence MTLVAAKRKECRPRRVSRGFTLIELLVVISIIALLVSLLLPAMAGAMRVARKTTCMATLRGLAQASQAWSTSNEDMIVGAPSTSGAYLWGSPMPTVAYGAAVQRWDFMGPLAKDMGVELPEGDGTNPGVARRFNAIRTHKAFMCASNEFLATHFAGPNAGTNRMISYNMGVYFLYINATSSAEAGFPGDGNGTSYYSGSFETKMPGNYKPRTSLIGNPANKVLFADGGKYSEIDVAPDYDLSMPATWGGAFSDRGPHFLGATAGSRSWDRRFAPGNGGGSAATVDARIYGFRHSTGTPPRGAKANSYQGNLVYFDGHAATLGDLDFSNPYQWLPQNTVTANLSNIAPDVVQRYGLSDGFKVGP encoded by the coding sequence GAAGCGGAAAGAGTGCCGGCCCCGCCGTGTGTCGCGCGGGTTCACGCTGATTGAGCTGTTGGTGGTCATCTCGATCATCGCGCTGCTGGTGTCGCTGCTGTTGCCGGCGATGGCCGGCGCGATGCGGGTCGCGCGAAAGACCACGTGCATGGCGACGCTTCGGGGCCTCGCGCAGGCGTCTCAAGCCTGGTCGACATCCAACGAAGACATGATTGTCGGCGCGCCGAGCACGTCGGGGGCGTATCTTTGGGGCTCGCCGATGCCGACCGTGGCATACGGTGCGGCCGTGCAGCGTTGGGATTTCATGGGTCCGCTGGCGAAGGACATGGGGGTCGAGCTTCCCGAAGGGGACGGCACGAATCCCGGCGTCGCTCGGCGGTTTAACGCGATTCGCACGCACAAGGCGTTCATGTGCGCGTCGAACGAGTTTCTCGCCACGCATTTCGCCGGGCCGAACGCCGGCACCAACCGCATGATCAGCTATAACATGGGTGTCTATTTTCTATACATCAACGCCACATCCTCGGCTGAAGCGGGCTTTCCCGGTGACGGCAACGGCACGTCGTACTACAGCGGCTCGTTCGAAACAAAGATGCCCGGCAACTACAAGCCGCGGACCAGCCTCATCGGCAATCCGGCGAACAAGGTGCTGTTTGCTGACGGCGGAAAGTACTCCGAAATCGACGTGGCGCCCGACTACGACTTGAGCATGCCGGCCACGTGGGGCGGGGCGTTTTCTGATCGCGGGCCGCACTTCCTGGGAGCAACCGCGGGTTCGCGTTCATGGGATCGACGTTTTGCTCCCGGGAACGGCGGCGGATCGGCTGCGACGGTCGATGCCCGCATCTACGGCTTCCGACACAGCACCGGCACACCGCCCCGCGGCGCGAAGGCCAATTCCTACCAGGGGAATCTCGTCTATTTCGACGGCCATGCCGCGACGCTGGGCGACCTGGACTTCTCCAATCCTTATCAATGGCTGCCCCAGAACACCGTAACCGCCAACCTGTCCAACATCGCGCCGGACGTGGTGCAGCGATACGGACTTTCGGACGGCTTTAAGGTCGGCCCCTGA